Within Nakaseomyces glabratus chromosome G, complete sequence, the genomic segment GCGCATATTGCGTATATTAGATAATAGCGTTATTTATTTCAGTTGGCgtctttttgaaatagcACCGAATCAACACATATAGAAACACACAAGATGGCTAAGCAATCACTAGGTATGTTATAGAATGATGAAGCAAAATGCGACTTACTTGAAGAACGCACTGTCCAATCTATGAAGGCTGTTAAGAAGATATAGGCAATAGATTTAGATTGGTTAAGTGGCGCACTGATGTTGGATATCCCAGAATTGTTTTACTAACATAGATGTTATTACTtgctaattttttttgtcttttacTTATAATGAATGATTTTTCGTCTGTGGTATTAGTCGGTTTATTATGGTATTTATGGTTGAGATCTATGATATGGAATCAGATATAGCAGAAAGCAACAAGTCTTTTGGTGTATTAGAGGTGTGACTATGGcgaaaatgaaatttctgAACATTATAAGTGAAAAAggattttgattttgatattgacgaaaaaagatgaaaagataAGTGAGTTACTACAATTTTTACAGACGTTTCCTCTGACAGAAGAAAGGCCAGAAAGGCTTACTTCACCGCTTCCTCCTCTGAGCGTCGTGTCCTATTGTCTGCTCCATTGTCCAAGGAATTGAGAGCTCAATACGGTGTCAAGGCTTTGCCAATCAGAAGAGACGACGAAGTTTTGGTTACCCGTGGTTCCAAGAAGGGTCAAGAAGGTAAGGTTTCTTCCGTCTACAGATTGAAGTTCTCTATTCTAGTTGACAAGGTCACCAAGGAAAAGTCCAACGGTGCTTCCGTTCCAATTGCTTTGCACCCATCCAAGGTTGTCATCACCAAGTTGCACTTGGACAAGGACAGAAAGAACTTGATCCAAAGAAGAGGTGGTAAGCTAGAATAAATTTCTTAATTTCAACCGATACTAaggatttttcttttaaaaaaaaaataagaaccACAAAGAGGAAGGAAAATAGATTTTTatgttatattttctttttctcacCCACACACACATGTCGTTATCAGTATGAAATAGGAAatgatataataataataaaataaattccCTTTTAACATCATTACAAGTATAGAGACCTGGACGGGTGGGCGTACagactatttttttttttccgttatcatattttattctatcACCCCCACATTTCTATAACCAAATCAACCCCTCTTTTATGTAAACTACATAGCaaatagaagaagagcTTAAGCATCTATTCACATATATTTTGTGTAGCCTCCCGAATGTATAcggcaacaacggcaatTTATCCATTGTTGAAATGGGATGTGTTGCCAACACTCACTAATCACACCAATTTCCCCAGAACAGAAACCCATTAATTGCACTAACCTCCTATAGCCGATACCAGATGTACTGCGttaaacaaaaatgctTTGTATGCAGACCATAACCCATCCAGGCAATAGATAACAGTAGCAGCGCATAGTAAAACGAATCAAGACGGGACCATGTGACTTATTATCGGAAAAAATGATAACCGAGGGAGATATAAGTCAAATTATACCTATATACGTAACACGTCACATATATAGTAACAGTAGACGAACCCCTTTTTTGctgaaaaagaaacaacCCAACTTCCCCGGCCGGGTAACTTCCATATTGGAATAGATATTATGATTTACGGCTTTCCTGCTTCTTTAACGGTGATGTTTTTTGGATGTTCTTGGCTGCGAGGGTATCTGTGTGAGGCTTGGGCTCTTCACCTACCAATAAAGCTTTAGTCACCCGAGAAAATAGGGAACTGCGAGATTCTGGCGGATTCTCATCGCCGAGGGTTGGAATAGCTATTGGAGAACAATACTTCAGGACATCATAAGGACTTGTTAGCTGTGCTAATCCGATAAGCGTGTATCGCAAAGCTGATAAGTATTGTGTAGGTGGCGAGACGGTTAGATTGGTGTCTCGAAAAGTGTACTAGAACGTTGAAAGGAAGGACAGAATATGGCTGACATACGAAGCGATGACGAGGAGCTAGAGAATGGGCTCGGTAGTGAGATTCTTATCTCTGGGAACCACATGGCGCGTGTGAGCAAGAGGTGGGGTGGTCTTGACCCAGAAAAGCGGCGGTTGCAGGCGTCCCTGGACGCGGAGTTAGAGCGGAAGAAGCCTGCTGGGGATGCTGTGCACCAGAATGTGGATATCGAGGACGATTATCTGTCTCCGGGGCAGCTGTACTCTACGGACTCCGGGAGGTTGTTCCACGCGGGGAAGATCCTGGTAGTACTGGTGGGTTTGCCTGCAACTTCCAAGACCCTGCTGTCCGTGGCCATCACTAGGTATACGAGATGGCTCGGCGTGAGAACCAAGTCTTTCCACTTGTCTCAGTACAGGAAGGCTAGTGGGTTCTTACCGGTTGACTTCCTGTCTGCGGTACCAAGAACAGAGGACGGTAAGGAGTTCAGAAAGCAGCTGTTGGCTGACATTTACGGAGACATCTACAACTTCTTTACTAAAACGAAGGGCCAGCTAGCGGTCTATGACGCTTTGAACATTAGAAAGTACGATAGGAAGTTTATACACGATAAATTTGCCGAAATTGGTGTCAAAGTTTTGTACATCGAATCGATAATGACTGACAAGCGGTTAGTTAACCACAATATTGATGTTGCTCTGCAGTCCTTTGACTACCAAGGCTTCACAAAGGAAGAGGCCACAAAGGACTACATGGAGAGATACATGATAAACGAGAACCTGTACGAAACTATGAGTGCAGATGAGAACCTAAGTTTTGTTAAGTACATTAACCTCGGTGATAGGATCACTGTTCATAACAATGATTACGGTTACTTGGTTCACAAGATTGTGTTCTTCttaatgaatatgaaagaaaaatcagGGTGCCTGTATTTCGCTAGATGTGGGAGAAGTGATAAAGACAGGTATGTGGATGATGAGCAATTGAATGAAGAAGGTATTGAGTACTCTAACAGAT encodes:
- the RPL26A gene encoding 60S ribosomal protein uL24 (CAGL0G01078g~Ortholog(s) have RNA binding, structural constituent of ribosome activity, role in cytoplasmic translation and cytosolic large ribosomal subunit, nucleolus localization), with the translated sequence MAKQSLDVSSDRRKARKAYFTASSSERRVLLSAPLSKELRAQYGVKALPIRRDDEVLVTRGSKKGQEGKVSSVYRLKFSILVDKVTKEKSNGASVPIALHPSKVVITKLHLDKDRKNLIQRRGGKLE
- a CDS encoding bifunctional fructose-2,6-bisphosphate 2-phosphatase/6-phosphofructo-2-kinase (CAGL0G01100g~Ortholog(s) have cytosol localization), whose amino-acid sequence is MADIRSDDEELENGLGSEILISGNHMARVSKRWGGLDPEKRRLQASLDAELERKKPAGDAVHQNVDIEDDYLSPGQLYSTDSGRLFHAGKILVVLVGLPATSKTLLSVAITRYTRWLGVRTKSFHLSQYRKASGFLPVDFLSAVPRTEDGKEFRKQLLADIYGDIYNFFTKTKGQLAVYDALNIRKYDRKFIHDKFAEIGVKVLYIESIMTDKRLVNHNIDVALQSFDYQGFTKEEATKDYMERYMINENLYETMSADENLSFVKYINLGDRITVHNNDYGYLVHKIVFFLMNMKEKSGCLYFARCGRSDKDRYVDDEQLNEEGIEYSNRLTTLILNRIAEIRKYREREEDISEIHHGDYSKQLPEHHVIDNIRKELLVWTAPRKRTYDTAKPFQDLGFNVRQRSQLKQLNPGVIADMSEDEIAKEYPEEYKEYCRDRYHFRFPRAESYHDLAVRMEPLLLEMEHTSHDIVVIAHESTLRILYGYFMALSCVDLPKLDFTRNELVEISFSPFCNQVRKIPIL